In a genomic window of Nocardiopsis mwathae:
- a CDS encoding trehalase-like domain-containing protein, with product MAVMQGVVRVPPAAESRSFADVAVTLHALPVDVRRRVSALARTPRLIVACDYDGALAPAGPDADAARPLPEAVRALRRLAALPETVCAVISARPLRDLAVLSRLPDEVRLVGAHGAEFDAEPCDSRAETCDSVDGKAGALDVLRDQVGATATLYVGGGDGEEPVFARLGGADAGIRVGAGETAAAHRVDDTPSAAAVLTALAAERRAWLFGDRPVPIERMSMLSNRRSVALLGPDARLAWFCHPEPDSDAVFAEVLGGREAGVFAVRPEHGGLPLGQRYLPGTMTVRTRWSRLDVTDYLAHEGGPGRTDLVRVIAGSAPARVEFAPRPEFGRTPVRITRAADGLRVEGAPYPMALHSPGVEWEVTSDGVHDSAHAVVLPSADRPVVLELRCGTASLAPAAEPEPERRERAGSPWSAWLEGLSLPHTDRNLVGRSALTLRGLCHPAGGVLAAATTSLPEEIGGVRNWDYRYCWLRDGALTVQTLVDLGSTAEADAFLDWVHRVVAALPGPELLRPLYTVRGGDLRPEEVVDSLSGYAGSRPVRVGNLADHQVQLDVFGPIVELVDRLSRARGTLSDRDWDLVRAMAEAVEHRWEEPDHGIWEERDEPRHRVYSKVMCWVTLDRALRLAERHGRRAAAEWAALRDRIAAEVLEHGWSEEAQAFTTAYDGTDLDAASLHIGLSGLIDPADERFQATVTAVEAELRSGPTVYRYRREDGLPGGEGGFHLCTTWLIEAYLLTGRRTEAEELFKHFVDCAGPTGLIPEEFDPVSERALGNHPQAYSHLGLIRCARLLDLG from the coding sequence GTGGCGGTCATGCAGGGGGTCGTAAGGGTTCCCCCGGCGGCGGAGAGCCGCTCCTTCGCGGACGTCGCGGTGACGTTGCACGCGCTGCCGGTGGATGTGCGGCGCCGGGTATCGGCGCTCGCCCGGACTCCACGTCTCATCGTGGCGTGCGACTACGACGGCGCGCTCGCCCCTGCGGGGCCGGACGCGGACGCCGCCCGCCCGCTGCCCGAGGCGGTGCGCGCGCTGCGGCGCCTCGCGGCCCTGCCCGAGACGGTGTGCGCGGTCATCTCCGCTCGCCCGCTGCGCGACCTCGCGGTGCTCTCCCGTCTGCCGGACGAGGTGCGGCTGGTCGGAGCCCATGGCGCCGAGTTCGATGCGGAGCCCTGCGATTCCCGTGCTGAGACCTGCGACTCCGTCGATGGCAAGGCAGGGGCGCTGGACGTGCTGCGTGACCAGGTCGGGGCGACAGCGACGCTCTACGTCGGCGGTGGCGACGGCGAGGAGCCGGTGTTCGCCCGGCTGGGCGGGGCCGACGCCGGGATCCGGGTCGGCGCCGGAGAGACGGCCGCCGCCCACCGCGTCGACGACACCCCCTCCGCAGCGGCCGTCCTCACCGCGCTAGCCGCCGAGCGCCGCGCCTGGCTGTTCGGCGACCGGCCGGTGCCCATCGAGCGGATGTCGATGCTGTCCAACCGGCGCTCCGTCGCCCTGCTCGGCCCGGACGCGCGCCTGGCCTGGTTCTGCCACCCGGAGCCCGACTCCGACGCGGTGTTCGCCGAGGTGCTGGGCGGGCGCGAGGCCGGGGTGTTCGCCGTGCGCCCCGAGCACGGCGGGCTGCCGCTCGGGCAGCGCTACCTGCCGGGCACCATGACGGTCCGCACCCGCTGGTCCCGGCTGGACGTCACCGACTACCTGGCGCACGAGGGCGGGCCGGGCCGCACCGACCTGGTCCGCGTCATCGCCGGTTCGGCCCCGGCCCGGGTGGAGTTCGCGCCGCGCCCCGAGTTCGGCCGGACACCCGTGCGGATCACCCGGGCGGCCGACGGCCTGCGCGTCGAGGGCGCCCCCTACCCGATGGCGCTGCACTCCCCCGGTGTGGAGTGGGAGGTCACCTCCGACGGCGTGCACGACTCGGCGCACGCGGTCGTGCTTCCCTCCGCCGACCGCCCCGTCGTGCTGGAGCTGCGCTGCGGCACCGCGTCGCTCGCCCCCGCCGCCGAACCCGAGCCGGAGCGCCGCGAGCGGGCCGGGTCCCCCTGGTCGGCGTGGCTGGAGGGCCTGTCCCTCCCCCACACCGACCGGAACCTGGTCGGGCGGTCGGCGCTGACCCTGCGCGGGCTGTGCCACCCGGCGGGCGGGGTGTTGGCCGCGGCCACGACCTCGCTGCCCGAGGAGATCGGCGGCGTGCGGAACTGGGACTACCGGTACTGCTGGCTGCGCGACGGGGCACTGACCGTGCAGACCCTCGTCGACCTCGGGTCGACCGCCGAGGCCGACGCCTTCCTCGACTGGGTGCACCGGGTCGTGGCGGCGCTGCCCGGCCCCGAACTGCTGCGGCCGCTCTACACGGTGCGCGGCGGCGACCTGCGGCCCGAGGAGGTCGTGGACTCGCTGTCCGGCTACGCCGGGTCGCGGCCGGTACGCGTGGGCAACCTCGCCGACCACCAGGTGCAGCTCGACGTCTTCGGCCCGATCGTCGAGCTGGTCGACCGGCTGTCGCGGGCCCGCGGCACCCTCTCGGACAGGGACTGGGACCTCGTGCGGGCGATGGCCGAGGCGGTGGAGCACCGCTGGGAGGAGCCTGACCACGGGATCTGGGAGGAGCGCGACGAGCCCCGGCACCGCGTCTACTCCAAGGTGATGTGCTGGGTGACGCTTGACCGCGCGCTGCGGCTGGCCGAGCGGCACGGCCGCCGGGCCGCGGCGGAATGGGCGGCGCTGCGCGACCGGATCGCCGCCGAGGTGCTCGAACACGGGTGGAGCGAGGAGGCCCAGGCCTTCACCACCGCCTATGACGGCACGGATCTGGACGCGGCGTCGCTGCACATCGGGCTGAGCGGGCTGATCGACCCGGCCGACGAGCGCTTCCAGGCCACCGTCACCGCGGTGGAGGCCGAGCTGCGCAGCGGACCGACCGTCTACCGGTACCGCCGCGAGGACGGCCTGCCCGGTGGCGAGGGCGGGTTCCACCTGTGCACGACCTGGCTGATCGAGGCCTACCTGCTGACCGGCCG
- a CDS encoding YrhK family protein, with the protein MPGSGADKPLVVHIGPDELVIRRRWEAVSIVNDVLIAAWFIVGSIMFFFAAWTTWGTWCFLAGSVELLLRPLIRLGRLVHIRRVRATSRRAGTIPHDSSLDF; encoded by the coding sequence ATGCCGGGATCAGGCGCCGACAAGCCGTTGGTCGTGCACATCGGACCGGACGAACTGGTCATCCGGCGCCGCTGGGAAGCGGTGAGCATCGTCAACGACGTGCTCATCGCCGCGTGGTTCATCGTCGGCAGCATCATGTTCTTCTTCGCCGCTTGGACGACGTGGGGAACATGGTGCTTCCTCGCCGGCAGCGTCGAACTCCTGCTGCGGCCACTGATCCGCCTCGGCCGCCTGGTCCACATCCGCCGAGTGCGGGCCACCTCGCGCCGGGCTGGAACCATCCCGCACGATTCCTCCCTGGACTTCTGA
- a CDS encoding DUF397 domain-containing protein has translation MTTLKFRKSSYSGASQDCVEVAHFRKSTHSGVNGGCVEVAHFRKSTHSGASQNCIEVADLPTGAALRDSKHPERGHILFPASEWAAFLTAARSHRL, from the coding sequence GTGACAACACTCAAGTTCCGGAAGAGCAGCTACAGCGGCGCTAGTCAAGACTGTGTAGAGGTCGCCCACTTCCGGAAGAGCACCCACAGCGGCGTCAATGGCGGCTGCGTCGAGGTAGCCCACTTCCGGAAGAGCACCCACAGCGGCGCCAGCCAGAACTGCATCGAGGTCGCCGACCTCCCCACCGGTGCCGCGCTGCGCGACTCCAAGCACCCCGAGCGCGGCCACATCCTCTTCCCGGCCTCAGAGTGGGCCGCCTTCCTCACCGCCGCCCGCTCCCATCGCCTCTGA
- a CDS encoding helix-turn-helix domain-containing protein, giving the protein MKRPLSPTVRRRRLGRVLRALREEAGLKLDEAAKQSGIPRATLGKMETAELKRIRLADLDALASLYKRDDKSRRAMHQLAKDATQLGWWSNYKDVFGARALPDFEAEASFIRTYQAQVIPGLLQTAEYTRAVFMGTNAFDDDEIQRHVDARMERQRILASLRPPEYSAIIDEAALRRPAGGNSAMKEQLLHLIHMAARPHMTVHVLPFSAGMHAANLGGFQILDFPEPADPAIGYTETPTSILFVEGEDEIRRYDAMWREAHNAALTVAQSIDFIKEVIASLESEQ; this is encoded by the coding sequence ATGAAGCGCCCCCTGAGCCCGACCGTTCGCCGTCGCCGCCTCGGCCGAGTACTACGAGCTCTCCGCGAAGAAGCCGGGCTAAAACTGGACGAAGCAGCCAAACAATCCGGAATCCCCCGAGCCACCCTCGGCAAGATGGAGACCGCCGAGCTGAAGCGGATCCGCCTCGCCGACCTCGATGCCCTCGCCTCCCTCTACAAACGAGACGACAAAAGCCGCCGGGCCATGCACCAGCTAGCGAAGGACGCGACACAACTCGGCTGGTGGTCCAACTACAAGGACGTCTTCGGAGCCAGGGCCCTCCCCGACTTCGAAGCCGAGGCATCGTTCATACGCACGTACCAGGCCCAGGTCATCCCAGGCCTCCTCCAGACGGCCGAATACACGCGCGCAGTATTCATGGGCACCAATGCCTTCGACGATGACGAAATCCAGCGGCACGTCGACGCCCGGATGGAGCGACAACGCATCCTCGCGAGCCTCCGCCCTCCCGAGTACTCCGCAATCATCGATGAAGCTGCTCTGCGGCGTCCGGCAGGTGGCAACAGCGCGATGAAGGAACAGCTACTCCACCTCATACACATGGCCGCCCGCCCGCACATGACCGTCCATGTCCTGCCGTTCTCAGCGGGCATGCATGCGGCCAACCTGGGGGGATTCCAGATACTGGACTTCCCCGAGCCAGCCGACCCCGCCATCGGCTACACGGAAACGCCCACTTCTATCCTTTTTGTGGAGGGAGAGGACGAAATCCGACGTTACGATGCCATGTGGCGTGAGGCGCACAACGCCGCGCTCACCGTGGCCCAGTCCATCGACTTCATCAAGGAAGTCATCGCATCGCTTGAGAGTGAACAGTGA
- a CDS encoding ATP-binding protein yields the protein MSSSPTPVPVLPEVTVPLNRFIPSGYRHYFNGSREMPYNRRRFDFWGMPELMPMVRAFLDTCAASRDADYRYLFTLLGSELATNAVRHSESGAREGSYTLLAERSLDGIKLTCRDGGALGREPGRWAGREYLAVDPAASDPDAESGRGLALVDALATDWGDSGWISHRHVWFYLAYDLRGSAWAAG from the coding sequence ATGTCTTCTTCGCCTACGCCTGTGCCGGTGCTGCCCGAGGTGACCGTGCCGCTCAACCGGTTCATCCCCTCCGGCTACCGGCACTACTTCAACGGGTCTCGGGAGATGCCCTACAACCGGCGCCGGTTCGACTTCTGGGGAATGCCGGAGCTGATGCCTATGGTCCGTGCGTTCCTCGACACCTGTGCGGCGTCCCGGGATGCCGACTACCGGTACCTGTTCACGCTGCTCGGTAGTGAGCTGGCGACCAATGCGGTGCGTCATTCGGAGTCGGGGGCGCGTGAGGGCAGCTACACGCTGCTGGCGGAGCGTTCCCTGGACGGGATCAAGCTGACCTGCCGGGACGGCGGTGCGCTCGGGCGCGAGCCGGGGCGGTGGGCCGGGCGGGAGTACCTCGCCGTGGACCCGGCCGCCTCCGACCCCGACGCCGAGAGCGGGCGGGGGTTGGCGCTGGTGGATGCCCTGGCCACCGACTGGGGGGACTCCGGGTGGATCAGCCACCGGCACGTGTGGTTCTACCTTGCCTATGACCTGCGGGGGAGTGCGTGGGCGGCTGGGTGA
- a CDS encoding MIP/aquaporin family protein, translated as MVYVAEFIGTMILILLGGGVVAGVVLAKSKAHAGGWIVITLGWGMAVAMAVYTVGQYSGAHINPAVTIGLTSIGEFDPKLVPGYIAAQIAGAFTGAVLVYLAYFAHWKHTDDPDAKLAVFSTAPAVRNIPANFTTEVIGTAMLVLGVLGIGSNVNPIGQETDLALLFGSGIAPLLVGLLVLGIGLSLGGPTGYAINPARDLGPRIAHAILPIPGKGGSDWSYAWVPVVAPIVGGVIGAQVFNLFLGG; from the coding sequence ATGGTTTACGTCGCCGAATTCATCGGCACAATGATCCTCATCCTGCTCGGTGGCGGTGTCGTCGCCGGCGTCGTCCTCGCCAAGTCGAAGGCGCACGCGGGCGGCTGGATCGTCATCACGCTCGGATGGGGTATGGCCGTGGCGATGGCCGTCTACACCGTCGGGCAGTACAGCGGCGCACACATCAATCCGGCCGTGACCATCGGCCTTACCTCGATCGGTGAATTCGACCCCAAGCTGGTTCCGGGCTACATCGCCGCCCAGATCGCCGGTGCCTTCACCGGTGCGGTGCTCGTGTACCTGGCGTACTTCGCGCACTGGAAGCACACCGACGACCCCGACGCCAAGCTCGCGGTCTTCAGCACCGCCCCGGCCGTCAGAAACATCCCGGCCAACTTCACCACCGAGGTCATCGGTACGGCCATGCTGGTCCTCGGTGTCCTGGGCATCGGCTCCAACGTGAACCCGATCGGCCAGGAGACCGACCTGGCCCTCCTGTTCGGCTCCGGTATCGCCCCGCTGCTGGTCGGTCTGCTGGTCCTGGGCATCGGCCTCTCCCTCGGTGGCCCGACGGGGTACGCCATCAACCCGGCCCGTGACCTGGGCCCGCGCATCGCCCACGCCATCCTCCCGATCCCGGGCAAGGGCGGCTCCGACTGGTCCTACGCCTGGGTCCCCGTCGTCGCCCCGATCGTCGGCGGCGTCATCGGCGCACAGGTCTTCAACCTGTTCCTGGGTGGCTGA